In the genome of Dermacentor silvarum isolate Dsil-2018 chromosome 1, BIME_Dsil_1.4, whole genome shotgun sequence, one region contains:
- the LOC119431877 gene encoding uncharacterized protein LOC119431877 isoform X2 → MSSVSILSEARVIEVYGYHGEYLSTLKNELMEEVDGMSVFRGDLNLTRPLKECCLKFIPLKSKDSMWLYGIKVVVQEKPRPDTLQLFPTSMPLKDVEERLEASGAQLSEKAESLKRMMELFQGTTGMLSAAAMSPVFAGFSSLSRGAPQQVPDGMAQFYNLFQNAGLKSQMHPTPAKQAPKPPLAAESAREAVLPTPSGTGAVETGQDGLLAGILKLLENHTAKQQPQYEPLPQAVAKAKVSGSESASLDKEFILELLEKSGVLNKETATVLLAEIIQKTGATVQLNQPHGDAEKNSTNAPAEDVTAGQPNNAAEKKILETTSRATGTDNKPSKETGSQTDQPEPVPTANQEPQLVPAPLTMEALQMQREETRDVVGALFQGLQDQLLNLVDRRFEELKVEMVEKLDGKIQEMEERINARFDAIIDALQGQEDEEEIFEQPEEGSV, encoded by the exons ATGAGCAGTGTCTCTATTCTGTCTGAGGCAAGGGTCATAGAAGTCTATGGTTACCATGGAGAATACTTAAGCACGCTGAAAAATGAACTTATGGAGGAAGTGGATGGCATGTCTGTATTTCGAGGTGACCTTAACCTTACAAGACCTTTGAAAGAATGCTGCTTGAAA TTCATCCCTTTGAAGTCTAAAGATTCGATGTGGCTGTATGGAATCAAAGTGGTGGTTCAGGAAAAGCCAAGGCCAGATACATTACAGTTGTTTCCAACTTCAATGCCTCTAAAAGATGTTGAAGAGAGGCTAGAAGCTTCAGGGGCACAGCTGAGTGAGAAAGCCGAGAGCCTTAAGCGAATGATGGAACTATTTCAGGGAACCACTGGTATGCTCTCTGCAGCTGCGATGTCGCCTGTTTTTGCTGGCTTTTCATCATTATCACGTGGAGCACCGCAGCAAGTTCCAGATGGCATGGCACAGTTTTACAACCTGTTTCAAAATGCTGGTCTGAAATCACAAATGCATCCAACACCTGCAAAGCAAGCACCCAAGCCTCCACTTGCTGCTGAGTCAGCTAGAGAGGCTGTGCTGCCAACGCCAAGTGGCACAGGAGCTGTTGAGACTGGCCAGGATGGGCTTCTTGCAGGCATACTCAAGCTTCTGGAAAATCACACAGCCAAGCAACAACCTCAGTATGAACCTCTACCACAGGCTGTAGCAAAGGCTAAAGTAAGCGGATCAGAGTCAGCATCCTTGGACAAGGAATTTATCCTGGAGCTCCTTGAAAAATCTGGTGTTTTGAACAAGGAAACGGCCACTGTACTTCTTGCAGAAATCATTCAGAAAACTGGAGCCACAGTACAGCTAAACCAGCCACACGGAGATGCTGAAAAAAACTCTACCAATGCTCCTGCTGAAGATGTCACAGCAGGACAACCTAATAATGCAGCTGAGAAGAAAATACTCGAGACGACATCAAGGGCAACTGGAACTGATAACAAGCCATCCAAGGAGACTGGTTCACAGACTGATCAGCCTGAACCTGTGCCAACAGCCAACCAAGAACCACAGCTGGTACCAGCGCCACTAACAATGGAAGCTCTTCAAATGCAGAG GGAGGAAACGCGTGATGTGGTTGGAGCTTTGTTTCAAGGTCTGCAAGATCAGCTACTGAATCTAGTCGACCGACGCTTTGAAGAACTGAAAGTTGAAATGGTCGAAAAACTGGACGGGAAAATTCAAGAAATGGAAGAGCGTATAAATGCACGCTTTGATGCCATCATAGATGCTCTTCAGGGTCAAGAGGATGAGGAAGAAATATTTGAACAACCTGAGGAAGGCTCTGTTTGA
- the LOC119431877 gene encoding uncharacterized protein LOC119431877 isoform X1: MIKAKCTWKVQGDRPVSDAIVYFEDNENIDLEDAISAENCVQLEAPVDDDVTGNYIVPACQVFLFCGETHQMSSVSILSEARVIEVYGYHGEYLSTLKNELMEEVDGMSVFRGDLNLTRPLKECCLKFIPLKSKDSMWLYGIKVVVQEKPRPDTLQLFPTSMPLKDVEERLEASGAQLSEKAESLKRMMELFQGTTGMLSAAAMSPVFAGFSSLSRGAPQQVPDGMAQFYNLFQNAGLKSQMHPTPAKQAPKPPLAAESAREAVLPTPSGTGAVETGQDGLLAGILKLLENHTAKQQPQYEPLPQAVAKAKVSGSESASLDKEFILELLEKSGVLNKETATVLLAEIIQKTGATVQLNQPHGDAEKNSTNAPAEDVTAGQPNNAAEKKILETTSRATGTDNKPSKETGSQTDQPEPVPTANQEPQLVPAPLTMEALQMQREETRDVVGALFQGLQDQLLNLVDRRFEELKVEMVEKLDGKIQEMEERINARFDAIIDALQGQEDEEEIFEQPEEGSV, encoded by the exons ATGATTAAAGCGAAGTGCACGTGGAAAGTTCAAGGCGACCGTCCTGTGTCTGACGCAATTGTATACTTCGAAGACAATGAAAA CATTGACCTTGAAGATGCAATTTCTGCTGAAAATTGTGTCCAACTGGAAGCACCAGTAGATGATGATGTCACTGGTAACTACATTGTCCCAGCCTGTCAAGTCTTCTTGTTCTGTGGTGAGACACATCAGATGAGCAGTGTCTCTATTCTGTCTGAGGCAAGGGTCATAGAAGTCTATGGTTACCATGGAGAATACTTAAGCACGCTGAAAAATGAACTTATGGAGGAAGTGGATGGCATGTCTGTATTTCGAGGTGACCTTAACCTTACAAGACCTTTGAAAGAATGCTGCTTGAAA TTCATCCCTTTGAAGTCTAAAGATTCGATGTGGCTGTATGGAATCAAAGTGGTGGTTCAGGAAAAGCCAAGGCCAGATACATTACAGTTGTTTCCAACTTCAATGCCTCTAAAAGATGTTGAAGAGAGGCTAGAAGCTTCAGGGGCACAGCTGAGTGAGAAAGCCGAGAGCCTTAAGCGAATGATGGAACTATTTCAGGGAACCACTGGTATGCTCTCTGCAGCTGCGATGTCGCCTGTTTTTGCTGGCTTTTCATCATTATCACGTGGAGCACCGCAGCAAGTTCCAGATGGCATGGCACAGTTTTACAACCTGTTTCAAAATGCTGGTCTGAAATCACAAATGCATCCAACACCTGCAAAGCAAGCACCCAAGCCTCCACTTGCTGCTGAGTCAGCTAGAGAGGCTGTGCTGCCAACGCCAAGTGGCACAGGAGCTGTTGAGACTGGCCAGGATGGGCTTCTTGCAGGCATACTCAAGCTTCTGGAAAATCACACAGCCAAGCAACAACCTCAGTATGAACCTCTACCACAGGCTGTAGCAAAGGCTAAAGTAAGCGGATCAGAGTCAGCATCCTTGGACAAGGAATTTATCCTGGAGCTCCTTGAAAAATCTGGTGTTTTGAACAAGGAAACGGCCACTGTACTTCTTGCAGAAATCATTCAGAAAACTGGAGCCACAGTACAGCTAAACCAGCCACACGGAGATGCTGAAAAAAACTCTACCAATGCTCCTGCTGAAGATGTCACAGCAGGACAACCTAATAATGCAGCTGAGAAGAAAATACTCGAGACGACATCAAGGGCAACTGGAACTGATAACAAGCCATCCAAGGAGACTGGTTCACAGACTGATCAGCCTGAACCTGTGCCAACAGCCAACCAAGAACCACAGCTGGTACCAGCGCCACTAACAATGGAAGCTCTTCAAATGCAGAG GGAGGAAACGCGTGATGTGGTTGGAGCTTTGTTTCAAGGTCTGCAAGATCAGCTACTGAATCTAGTCGACCGACGCTTTGAAGAACTGAAAGTTGAAATGGTCGAAAAACTGGACGGGAAAATTCAAGAAATGGAAGAGCGTATAAATGCACGCTTTGATGCCATCATAGATGCTCTTCAGGGTCAAGAGGATGAGGAAGAAATATTTGAACAACCTGAGGAAGGCTCTGTTTGA